The nucleotide sequence CCCCATCAGGTAATGGAACTGGATTGCTTACTCCCTTACGATGGGGAGGCTTTCTTCCTCGGTAGTCTCGCTGAACCTGTTTCCTGTGTCGTTGGCACCTTCCACGCTATGTATCATACCACGAATGGTTCGTATGAGCACAAGATGGGAATTGTCGAGGGTGGCAATATGGCAATTCTTGCCGGGGTTGGCCCCATGGGTCTCTCCGCAATTGACTATGCAGTACACAACCCTGATCGCAAGCCCGGTCGCCTGGTCGTGACCGACATAGATGATGCACGCCTCAAACGTGCGCAGGACCTGTACAGCGTTGAGGATGCAAAGCAGAACGGAGTGGAGCTGATCTACGTCAATACCAAGAACTACAGTGACCCGAATGCAACCTTGATGGAGTTCACTGATGGAAAGGGCTACGATGATGTGCTGGTCATGGCTCCGGTAAGGATGCTGGTAGAGCAGGCCGATGCGATCCTCGCAAAGGATGGTTGCCTGAACTTCTTCGCCGGTCCAAACAAAACAGATTTCACTGCAAGCATGAACTTCTACAACGTGCACTACGCTTCCACCCACATTGTGGGTACCAGTGGTGGAAATACCGATGATATGAGGGAGTCGTTGCACCTGATGGAGAAGGGGTTGATTAACCCTGCAGCAATGGTCACCCATATCGGAGGGCTCTCGGCAGTTCCTGAGGCAGTGATTAACCTGCCAAATATCCCTGGTGGAAAGAAGATGATGTATACTCATCTTGACTTCCCCCTCACAGCACTGACCGACCTTGCTGAACTGGGTAAAACCAATGAGGTGTTTGCTGAACTGGCAAAGCTGGTTGATAAGCACAATGGATTGTGGTCAGCTGAAGCAGAAGCCTACCTCTTGAAAAACTGCAAGAAACGAATCAAGGAGTAATTATGAAAAAGCATATCGCCATCGACTTAGGTGCTTCCAACGGCCGGGTTCTCGTCGGGGACCTCGGTGAGTTTGAAGTCGTACATCGGTTTGTCACCCAAAACGACCAGATACTGGGGGAGTTCTATTGGAATATCCAAAGCCTGTTCGCCGAGATCAAGGTGGGACTGAAAAGGGCTTTTGCCAAGTATGGGAGTGATATCACCTCCATCGGCATTGACACCTGGGGCGTTGACTATGTGCTCACTGATGCAAAAGGGAGCTTGGCCTCCCTTTGCTATCACTATCGTGACAGCAGAACCGATGGCTTGATTGAACAGGTGTCGAAGCAGTTGGGTGGGAAGATGCGGATCTATGAGAGAACCGGAATTGCCTTCCAACCCTTCAATACCCTCTATCAGCTTGCAGCCATGAAACGTGATCGCCCTGAAACCTTGAAGGCGGCATCTCACTACCTATCGGTACCAGACCTGCTTGCCTATTGGTTGACTGGGATCATGAAGAATGAACGTACCCATGCTTCAACCACGCAATTGTATGATCCAAAGCAGAGAACATGGGCATGGGATCTGATCGATGATATGGGTTTTGAGCGTTCCTTGTTTGGGGAAATTGTTGACAGTGGTACTGTATTGGGAAGCTTGACCACGGATGTTGCCCACGAAGTGGGGGCCTCCTCTGAGGTGGTCGTAATTGCAAGCGCTGCTCATGATACTGCGAGTGCAGTAGCTGCCGTTCCTGCTGAGGCTGGAGGGACGCCACTGTACATCTCCAGCGGTACCTGGTCACTTCTGGGAGTTGAACTTTCTGAACCCCGAACTGACCAAGCTTCCATGGAGAGTGGTTTTACCAATGAGGTAGCAGCCAGCGGTGGTATCCGATTTCTCAAGAATATCATGGGTATGTGGATACAACAGGAGTGTGTCAGACACTGGGAAAGGGAAGGCCATGAGATTAAGTGGAAAGAGCTTGATGAAGAAACACTTCGCTGCACGGACTATGAGGGATACATCGACCCAGCCGATACTCGTTTTCTCAAACCCAATAGCCATGATAATCTGATGACTGACAGGATTGATGCCTGGTGCCAGGAGCATGATCTTCCCAAACCTTCCAATAATGGTGAGTATATGGTTGCCATCTATCGGGGCCTTGCCAAGGCCTATGCCAAGGCAATCAGCGATCTGGAAGCTGTGATCGGGAAGAAATTCACGGCTTTGCATATTATTGGTGGAGGATGCAAGAACGAGATTCTCGACCAATGGGCAGCCACTGAAACCGGTCTACCTGTGTATGCAGGACCGGTGGAAGCAACAGCTTTAGGTAATTTGGTTGTTCAAGCCTGGGCAACCGGTGAACTGAAAAGTCTGCAAGAGGGACGTGACCGGATCAAGCGGGAGCAGAAGGTAAAGATCTTCAAGCCGTAAAACAAAGAGCATCAGACAAAGCCAGCCCTTCCTCAACGAGGGGCTGTTTCTGTGTGGCTCTCCCTCAATTCGACGAGCTCTTTCAGCTGTTCAGTTGAGAGCTCTGTTGTCCAATGCTCCCCTGCTGATACAACACTGTCAGCCAGATTTTTTTTGGAAGTGAGCATATCGTTGATGCGTTCCTCAAATGTTCCTTCTGTGATAAGCCGGTGGACAGTTACCTGTTTGTCTTGCCCAATCCTGAACGCGCGGTCGGTTGCTTGGTTCTCCACAGCGGGATTCCACCATAGATCATAGTGAATCACATGGCTTGCTGATGTAAGATTCAAGCCTGTCCCCCCTGCCCTGATTGAGAGAAGCATCAGCCAGCATTCAGGATCAGATTGGAATTGCTTCACCATTGCATCCCTCTGTTGCCTGGAGGATCCTCCATGCAGGAAGGGGGCATCCAATGAGAATGATTCTTTCAACAACTCTTGAAGCAGGAATCCCATCTGGGCATATTGAGTGAAAACAAATACTTTCTCATTTTGTTGGTGAATCGATTCAAGCAGGTCCATCAAGAGGGTAGTCTTACCGGAGTTTCCAGTTTCCTTGCATCTGGTGTCGCAATAGAGGGCAGGGTGGCAACAGACCTGTTTGAGGGATGTCATTAACTTGAAGACAGCTCCCTTCTTTGCAATGCCGTCTGCATCCTGAAGTGTTTTCTCCGTCTCCTCCACAATTCCCTTGTATAGTACTTTCTGCTCCAAGGATAGATTTGCGTACCGTTCAAGAACCAACTTCTCTGGTAAGTCACTGATGATGGAAGTATCGGTTTTGACTCGACGAAGCATCAAGGGTTTTGTAAGGGATCGGAATGCCTTCAAGGCAGCCTGATCGTGATATCGCTCAATTTTTTGTTGTCTGTTTTCGTGTATTGACTGATTCCAACGACTATCTTGTAAGGAGTAGCTCTTTTCCCTTGGACACGCGCTACCACCTTCCCCTTCGAGCTCTTGATGGAAAGGACTGATCTGTTACGGGCGTATCGCTTCCCTCTGGGTATCCTGTTTGAGTAATCGATTTGTGTAAGAGAGTCGAGCCATCGCGCGCCCCACCATGTGTTTCCATATTCGGTGTATACCATAGCTTAAACTATGCAGTAATCATGCACAAATTACCATCAATTTTCTTGTCATTTAGACACTGATCCATACAAAAAGTGAGCAGGAAAACTACTCCATACCAATCCAAATATATCGATATTGGAAGGAAACATATCGTCCAATTTCAATAGATTTTCTTGTTAGTTTGAGAGTATTGTAAAGGTTTACACTTAGCTGTAGGTGTATAAATATAGTAAAAAACATACTGAAAGCTATACAAAGTAGAAAAACCTGTAAACGTTTACATTTTTTCATTGACAAATGGATTTTCCGATGTGAAGATACATAAGACACAGGCAATAGGGGTTGTCCATCAGCGATGGATGCCTATTGTGAATATCACGCTTGCCAGGAGGCGAATCCTGGAATTACTCAAAAGGAGTTTTTATGAAGAAGACTGTAGCTATTTTGTTGGTACTGGCACTTGTCTGTACTGGTCTTTTTGCACAGGGCGGAAAAGAAGCAGCCGATGATACGATTAAGATCGGTGCACTTATCAGAAATTTGAACGAACAGTTTGTTAAGGATTATGCTGACAATCTTCGCAAGCTTGCAGAAGAGAACGGCGTTGAATTGAACCTGCAGGATGCTCAGGGTGACGTAGCTCGTCAGCTCGATCAGCTCAACACCTTGATCACCCAGGGATACAAGTATTTTGTGATCATTCCCCAGGACACAAGTGTGACTGAGCAGATGGCACAGCAGATTCAGACTGTTGGTGGTGGCGCTGCCTTCTCCAACATCCAGCCTTCTGTCGAAGCGCTGAAGGTAGGTAAGGATTTCTACCTTGCTTCCTCACCTGAGTTGGTTGCTGGTCAGTATCAGGCACAGATTGTAGATGACTACTTCACCCAGTATCCTAACAAGGCTCCTGGTAAAGAGTTGAATATTCTGTACTTGCAGGGACAGCTTGGGCACCCCGCTCAGATTAGCCGTGAAGCTGGTTTTGTCGATACCCTCGAAAGCCTCGGCTATACCGTGAACTTCGTTGCGAAGGACACTGCTGACTGGACTCCAGACAAAGCTCAGGAGAAAATGGATACCTGGCTTGCAGCACACCGTGGGAAGTTCAACCTCGTGGTTGCACAGAACGACGGAATGGCTTTGGGCGCAGTTGAATCCTTGGTTACCAACGGTTTGGTTGACAATGATGCCAGCGATGGTACCATCCTGAGCTTCCCTGTTCTCGGCATCGATGCAACTGCCGATGCACTGAACTCCATGGATCAGGACAAGCTGTATGCTACCGTTCTGCAGGACTCAGTTGGACAGAGCAGCACTGCATTTGAGCTTGCACTTGCAATGGCTACCAAAGGCACTGCACAGGGCGTAACCGCTTGGGGAATCGAGCCTGCCAAGGAAGTCATCAGTGAAGCACCTGCAAATGACCCAGCTGTCATTTCCCAGTGCTACCTGGTTCCTTTCAAGCCGATCACCAAAGAGAATTACAAGGACTTGATGTAAGACAAGATTGTCTCCTGCTGCTGGCAGCAGTAGGAGACACTTTATGAACGACGATTGCAAAATATGGAAAGAGGAAGACAGATGGACACAACATTTGCCCTGGAAATGGAAGGGATTACCAAAACCTTCCCTGGTGTAAAAGCCCTCGATGGAGTAACGCTCCGGGTAAAGCCAGGAACAGTACACGCCTTGATGGGCGAGAATGGTGCAGGCAAATCGACGTTGATGAAGTGTTTGTTCGGTATTTACCAGGAAGATAGTGGGATTATCAAACTCAATGGAAAGGAGCACCGATTCAAGGACTCCCATGATGCGCTCAACCAGGGAGTGTCGATGATTCACCAAGAGCTGAGCAATGTTCCTGAGCGCTCGGTGGCAGAGAATCTGTTTCTTGGTCGTGAGCCACTGAACAAGTTCGGTTTGATCGATCACAAGAAAATGAATGAAGATACCAGGCACCTGCTCAAGGACCTGGAGATTAATGTGAAACCGGAAGTTCGCATCGGTTCTCTGTCCATTTCCATGCAACAGACTTGTGAGATAGCCAAGGCGGTCAGTTACAATGCCTCGGTGGTTGTCATGGATGAACCTACCAGCTCACTAACGGATAACGAGGTCAAGCATCTCTTCAAGATCATCAACCAACTGAGGGACCAGAATGTAGCGGTTATCTATATATCCCATAAGATGGAAGAGATTTTTACCATAGCAGATGAAGTAAGTGTCATGCGCGATGGCCAGATGATCGGAAGTTATGATGTAGCAGATATGACCAACGAGAAACTCATTTCTCTTATGGTTGGTCGTGATGCAAAGCTTCGATTCCCTGAATTCAAGAGTAATGTGGGGGAGGTCCTGTTAAAGGTGGAGAATTTGAGTTCCCCCAATCCCAGAAGTTTTCAGGATGTTTCCTTTGAGGTCCATCGTGGGGAAATCCTAGGTATTGGTGGACTTATGGGTGCACAACGTACAGAATTGATGGAAGCCATTTTCGGTGTTCGTGCGACCAAGGAAGGAAGAATCTATGTTGATGGGGATGAAATCCTGAACATGACTCCACGAAAAGCCATCGAACATGGCATCGGGATGATTACCGAGGATAGAAGAGGGAGTGGTATTTTTCCCTTGATGAATATTTCAAACAATACATCGATTGCCTCCTTAAAAGAGTATCTGAATAAGTTACACCTCCTTAAACACAAGGAGATGAAGGAAGAGTCTGTTCGATACAACAAGGCACTCAGGACCAAGACTCCTACCATGGAGACATTGATCCAAAACCTTTCAGGAGGTAATCAGCAGAAGGTTATCATTAGTCGATGGTTGATGACCTTACCGGACATCCTGATTATGGATGAACCGACCAGAGGTATTGATGTCGGAGCTAAATATGAAATCTACCAGATTATGGGACAACTGGTTGAACAGGGAAAGGCCATTATCATGGTCTCCTCAGAAATGCCGGAATTGATCGGAATGTCCCACCGGGTAATGGTTCTTTGTTCTGGGAAATGTACTGGCGTGTTGGACAAGTCTGAGTGCACCCAAGAGAATATCATGCGTCTTGCAACGAAGTTCATGTAAGAGAGAGGGAGAAAAACCTACTATGGAAATGAAAAAACTACTTAACGACAGCAAAAAAGTTGCCTCACAATATACAACTTGGGTCACCTTCGTTGGATTGTTGCTACTGCTTTCCATTCTGACCAACGGACAAGCACTGCGGTGGAGCAGTATCAGGAATCTCCTGATTGCTGAATCGGTCAGATCCTTTGCAGCCCTGGGTGTTGGTATGATCATCATCACCAAGGGAATCGACCTTTCCATCGGATATGTCGTCTGTCTAACTGCAAGCGTTGCGGCTTCCTTTGCACAGAATCCGGATTACAGCTCTGCAATTTATGCTGGCCAGAGTTTTCCTCTGATCGTCCCCATTGTAGCAGCCGTAGCCGCCGGTGGCCTTTTTGGACTCTTTAACGGCTATTTGATTGCATACGGGAAACTTCCTCCCTTTATTGCAACACTGGGTTCCATGTCCATTGCAAAGGGTTTGCAGCTCATCTATACCAAAGCCGCCGTTGTTGGATCCCTGAACCAGAACTTCAAGAATATTAGTCAGGGAAGCGTTGGCCCTGTCCCCAATCTTATCATCTATGTTGCCATTGCCGCTCTGGTTGTCTGGATATTGCTCAAACATACCCGTCAGGGAACACACTTCTATGCGATCGGTGGAAATGCACAGGCAGCACGGGTAAGTGGAATCAATGTCGAACGTGACCTTATGATGGTCTACTTTTATGCAGGTTTGCTCTATGGTACAGCTGGAACCCTCCTGGCAAGTCGCCTTGGTTTGGCAAACTCGCTTACCGCAAATGGTATGGAATTGGATGCTATTGCTGCAGTTACCGTTGGTGGTGTTTCGCAGAATGGTGGTGTTGGTAAAGTCAGTGGTATGATGGTCGGTGTCTTCACCATGGGCTTGATCAACTACGGAATGTCCTTCCTGGGCGTTGACAGCTACTACCAGCAATTGGTAAAAGGCTTTATCATTATCATCGCGGTCTACTTCGATATGAAGAAATACGCACGCCGCGCATAGGTAGGTTGGTACATGGGCAAACGAGAAGCAGCAACAATCAAGGATGTCGCGAATCTTGCTGGCGTCTCCATTGCCACTGTCAGTAGAGTTCTGAACAATCTCGCTGTGGTGAATCCCGAGACGGAAAGGAAGGTGCTCTCCGCTGTCAATATGCTGCACTATCAGCGCAATGCGGTAGCACGTTCCCTGAAACTCAGGGTAACCAAGAGTATCGGAATCATCGTCCCAGAGATTTCAAACACCTTTTTTACCGAAATAGTCGAGCAGCTGGAAAAGTTGCTCGGCCCACTAGGGTATGCTCTACTGCTCTGTAGTTCAGAGAATTCAGTGCAGGAAGAAAAGCGTAAACTTGCATTCCTGCTTGAGCGAAATGTTGATGCACTTCTCGTTATTCCTGTCGGTGATGTTGGTGCACATTTTACCTCCCCTGCAATCGCAAATATTCCTCTGGTCATGCTCGACCGAAAGATTGAAGGATTGCGTTGTGATGTGGTCCTTACCGACAACCGCAAAGGGGCATACGATGTGACCTGTGCGCTGATCAGGGAAGGGAAAACCAATATTGGATTCCTAGGTGGGGACAACCATGTTCATACATCGGTTGAGCGTCTTCATGGGTTCTTGGATGCAATGCATGACCACCTGCTGGATGTTGACCCCGATTTCATCCTACTAGGAGGAATGACCCAGAAGGCTGGATATACCCTCATGGAAAAAGCTTTTACGATGCCGAAATGCCCTGATACCTTCTTTGTGGTAAATGATATGGTGCATATCGGTGCGACAAGCTATCTGATGAGCAAAGCTTCCAGGGAAATCCGTTCAAAGGTGGTATTCTCCACGTTCGATTATCTTTACTATGCTCCATTGCTCAAATTTTGCCACTATGCAGTAGCACAACCACTTGACCAGATGGGGGAAACGGCTGCGCAACTCCTAATCCGTCGTCTTGATGGTGATTTGCAAGGATTCCCTTCCACCGTTGTAATTGAACCAACCATCTGTGTGATGGAAGACAACGGTGGGGTAGTGACCGATGATAAGTCAATAGTGGCGTTCAACGAGCACTCCCCACGGTTCAATCGGGTCTTTAGCTAGGAAGCTCCTCATCAAAACAAACAGCAACCTTCCCACATGCGCCACTTGCCATCAGAGCATATGCCTCATCAGCTTTCTCAAGAGGGAAACGGTGAGTAATGAGTTCTTCAGGGTGGATACCCCAGCGAACCAGTCGCTCTACAAGATCTTCCATTTTCCAGATACTGGTTACCCAGCTTCCGTATACGGTTTTCTGGTCATGCAGCATATCCTCACTTGGATTGAAATGTACCGTGCCACCTTCTCCCACAAGGGCAATCTTTCCCCACTTTCGTGTTGCCCTGATTGCAGTTGCACGACCGGCATCGCTTGCTGAACAATCGAAAGCGCGTTCGACACCATTGCCTCCGGTAAGGGCCTTAATCTGTGCCACATTGTCTTCTGCAGGAGTAAATACATGATCAACAAGGCCGAGTTTCTTTGCTAGTTCGATACGTGCACCTTGGGATTCAATGCCAATCAGCTTGTTCGCACCCATCGCTTTGGCAAGCATCAATGCTGCCAGTCCAACTGGGCCAAGTCCTACAACCAACACTGCATCATTACCACTTACCCCTACTTTTTCGATTGCTTCATAGACCGTACCAAAGCCGCAAGCAACCTGGGCACCATCTGCATAGGTCAATTCTTCTGGGAGATAGACGAGATCTTTCTCGTCACAAAGCATGTATTCAGCCATGCCCCCATCCCTCTGCCAGCCATAGGCAGCTCTCTTGTCGCTTGTGCAGCTGATCATATAGCCCTGGCGGCATTCATGGCAGACTCCACATCCGCTGATGTGATAAACGACTACACGGTCCCCTTTCTTGAACCGCTTCAGCCCTTCGCCTTCTTCAACAATCTGGCCACAAGGCTCATGTCCTGCAATGACGTTCTGGTATCCTTCAGGTCCTTTTCCGAGGTGTTCACGATAGATTGCCCTGATATCACTACCGCATATGGTACTACACTTGGTCTTGACCAGCACCTGTCCATACCCTGGCTTGGGAATCTCGAACTCACCGAATGCTACGGTACTGTTTCCAGGAAGCTTTGCTCCCTTCATCATTTTCTTTTCCATCAGTTTTCTCCTTATCGGTATCTTTCTGGACAGGGAATGATCCCATCCTCATCCCAAAGGTCATGCCAAGATTCAGCCCCCTCCCAAAGGAAGACCTGCCCCTTGATCAAGCGATTATTGCAATCTGCATCTTTGAGGGTGATT is from uncultured Sphaerochaeta sp. and encodes:
- a CDS encoding zinc-binding dehydrogenase gives rise to the protein MKTRAIRLYGVNDLRLEEFELPQIAEDEILAKVITNSICMSDHKAAEQGASHKRVPNDVDKNPIMLGHEFCGEIVEVGKKWQDTFKVGSRFSIQPALNYKGSLDAPGYSFQYIGGDATYVVIPHQVMELDCLLPYDGEAFFLGSLAEPVSCVVGTFHAMYHTTNGSYEHKMGIVEGGNMAILAGVGPMGLSAIDYAVHNPDRKPGRLVVTDIDDARLKRAQDLYSVEDAKQNGVELIYVNTKNYSDPNATLMEFTDGKGYDDVLVMAPVRMLVEQADAILAKDGCLNFFAGPNKTDFTASMNFYNVHYASTHIVGTSGGNTDDMRESLHLMEKGLINPAAMVTHIGGLSAVPEAVINLPNIPGGKKMMYTHLDFPLTALTDLAELGKTNEVFAELAKLVDKHNGLWSAEAEAYLLKNCKKRIKE
- a CDS encoding rhamnulokinase family protein, translating into MKKHIAIDLGASNGRVLVGDLGEFEVVHRFVTQNDQILGEFYWNIQSLFAEIKVGLKRAFAKYGSDITSIGIDTWGVDYVLTDAKGSLASLCYHYRDSRTDGLIEQVSKQLGGKMRIYERTGIAFQPFNTLYQLAAMKRDRPETLKAASHYLSVPDLLAYWLTGIMKNERTHASTTQLYDPKQRTWAWDLIDDMGFERSLFGEIVDSGTVLGSLTTDVAHEVGASSEVVVIASAAHDTASAVAAVPAEAGGTPLYISSGTWSLLGVELSEPRTDQASMESGFTNEVAASGGIRFLKNIMGMWIQQECVRHWEREGHEIKWKELDEETLRCTDYEGYIDPADTRFLKPNSHDNLMTDRIDAWCQEHDLPKPSNNGEYMVAIYRGLAKAYAKAISDLEAVIGKKFTALHIIGGGCKNEILDQWAATETGLPVYAGPVEATALGNLVVQAWATGELKSLQEGRDRIKREQKVKIFKP
- a CDS encoding DEAD/DEAH box helicase encodes the protein MKAFRSLTKPLMLRRVKTDTSIISDLPEKLVLERYANLSLEQKVLYKGIVEETEKTLQDADGIAKKGAVFKLMTSLKQVCCHPALYCDTRCKETGNSGKTTLLMDLLESIHQQNEKVFVFTQYAQMGFLLQELLKESFSLDAPFLHGGSSRQQRDAMVKQFQSDPECWLMLLSIRAGGTGLNLTSASHVIHYDLWWNPAVENQATDRAFRIGQDKQVTVHRLITEGTFEERINDMLTSKKNLADSVVSAGEHWTTELSTEQLKELVELRESHTETAPR
- a CDS encoding substrate-binding domain-containing protein gives rise to the protein MKKTVAILLVLALVCTGLFAQGGKEAADDTIKIGALIRNLNEQFVKDYADNLRKLAEENGVELNLQDAQGDVARQLDQLNTLITQGYKYFVIIPQDTSVTEQMAQQIQTVGGGAAFSNIQPSVEALKVGKDFYLASSPELVAGQYQAQIVDDYFTQYPNKAPGKELNILYLQGQLGHPAQISREAGFVDTLESLGYTVNFVAKDTADWTPDKAQEKMDTWLAAHRGKFNLVVAQNDGMALGAVESLVTNGLVDNDASDGTILSFPVLGIDATADALNSMDQDKLYATVLQDSVGQSSTAFELALAMATKGTAQGVTAWGIEPAKEVISEAPANDPAVISQCYLVPFKPITKENYKDLM
- a CDS encoding sugar ABC transporter ATP-binding protein — its product is MDTTFALEMEGITKTFPGVKALDGVTLRVKPGTVHALMGENGAGKSTLMKCLFGIYQEDSGIIKLNGKEHRFKDSHDALNQGVSMIHQELSNVPERSVAENLFLGREPLNKFGLIDHKKMNEDTRHLLKDLEINVKPEVRIGSLSISMQQTCEIAKAVSYNASVVVMDEPTSSLTDNEVKHLFKIINQLRDQNVAVIYISHKMEEIFTIADEVSVMRDGQMIGSYDVADMTNEKLISLMVGRDAKLRFPEFKSNVGEVLLKVENLSSPNPRSFQDVSFEVHRGEILGIGGLMGAQRTELMEAIFGVRATKEGRIYVDGDEILNMTPRKAIEHGIGMITEDRRGSGIFPLMNISNNTSIASLKEYLNKLHLLKHKEMKEESVRYNKALRTKTPTMETLIQNLSGGNQQKVIISRWLMTLPDILIMDEPTRGIDVGAKYEIYQIMGQLVEQGKAIIMVSSEMPELIGMSHRVMVLCSGKCTGVLDKSECTQENIMRLATKFM
- a CDS encoding ABC transporter permease; this encodes MEMKKLLNDSKKVASQYTTWVTFVGLLLLLSILTNGQALRWSSIRNLLIAESVRSFAALGVGMIIITKGIDLSIGYVVCLTASVAASFAQNPDYSSAIYAGQSFPLIVPIVAAVAAGGLFGLFNGYLIAYGKLPPFIATLGSMSIAKGLQLIYTKAAVVGSLNQNFKNISQGSVGPVPNLIIYVAIAALVVWILLKHTRQGTHFYAIGGNAQAARVSGINVERDLMMVYFYAGLLYGTAGTLLASRLGLANSLTANGMELDAIAAVTVGGVSQNGGVGKVSGMMVGVFTMGLINYGMSFLGVDSYYQQLVKGFIIIIAVYFDMKKYARRA
- a CDS encoding LacI family DNA-binding transcriptional regulator; its protein translation is MGKREAATIKDVANLAGVSIATVSRVLNNLAVVNPETERKVLSAVNMLHYQRNAVARSLKLRVTKSIGIIVPEISNTFFTEIVEQLEKLLGPLGYALLLCSSENSVQEEKRKLAFLLERNVDALLVIPVGDVGAHFTSPAIANIPLVMLDRKIEGLRCDVVLTDNRKGAYDVTCALIREGKTNIGFLGGDNHVHTSVERLHGFLDAMHDHLLDVDPDFILLGGMTQKAGYTLMEKAFTMPKCPDTFFVVNDMVHIGATSYLMSKASREIRSKVVFSTFDYLYYAPLLKFCHYAVAQPLDQMGETAAQLLIRRLDGDLQGFPSTVVIEPTICVMEDNGGVVTDDKSIVAFNEHSPRFNRVFS
- a CDS encoding zinc-binding dehydrogenase, encoding MEKKMMKGAKLPGNSTVAFGEFEIPKPGYGQVLVKTKCSTICGSDIRAIYREHLGKGPEGYQNVIAGHEPCGQIVEEGEGLKRFKKGDRVVVYHISGCGVCHECRQGYMISCTSDKRAAYGWQRDGGMAEYMLCDEKDLVYLPEELTYADGAQVACGFGTVYEAIEKVGVSGNDAVLVVGLGPVGLAALMLAKAMGANKLIGIESQGARIELAKKLGLVDHVFTPAEDNVAQIKALTGGNGVERAFDCSASDAGRATAIRATRKWGKIALVGEGGTVHFNPSEDMLHDQKTVYGSWVTSIWKMEDLVERLVRWGIHPEELITHRFPLEKADEAYALMASGACGKVAVCFDEELPS